A region from the Halomarina litorea genome encodes:
- a CDS encoding FAD-dependent oxidoreductase, with translation MSGDADLPEETAPLWATTAPRTDYAPMAGDEATDVAVVGGGIVGVTTAFRLLEDGYDVTLLERDRVVEGVTGRTTAKVTSLHGLVYDRLRGTLGADAARQYGEANEAAVDEIGDRVAESDIDCGFRRLPAYTYARSGDDRSAVRREAEVADGLGLPASFVGDDALDLPYRTAGAVAFADQAQFDPRRYLLALVEQFVHAGGRVFERTKVTDVDGGVPCRVETDRGTVRADDVVLATHFPIQDRGGFFARMYPKRSYVLAVTVDGEVPDGMYYDHSDPYRSLRPHRHDGEEYLLVGGENHKTGQADAAERYRRLAAFAREHFDVTDVRYRWSTQDYVTTDRVPYVGRLGPATDHCFVATGFGGWGMTNGTAAASVLAALVAGRDHRWADLYSPRRVTLSGRSLRELVTENADSAGHFLRGWLRAADRRSLDGLAPGEGTVVREGTSPVAVSRDESGDLRAVSAVCPHMKCVVDWNAAERSWDCPCHGSRFDADGEVIDGPATEALATRYPRASRD, from the coding sequence GTGAGCGGCGACGCCGACCTCCCGGAGGAGACGGCGCCCCTCTGGGCGACGACCGCCCCGAGGACCGACTACGCGCCCATGGCGGGCGACGAGGCGACCGACGTCGCGGTCGTCGGCGGCGGCATCGTCGGCGTGACGACCGCCTTCAGACTCCTCGAGGACGGCTACGACGTCACCCTCCTCGAACGCGACCGGGTCGTCGAGGGGGTGACCGGCCGGACGACGGCCAAGGTCACCTCCCTGCACGGCCTCGTCTACGACCGCCTGCGCGGAACGCTCGGTGCCGACGCGGCCCGACAGTACGGCGAGGCGAACGAGGCCGCCGTCGACGAGATCGGCGATCGGGTCGCCGAGAGCGACATCGACTGCGGCTTCCGTCGCCTCCCGGCGTACACCTACGCCCGATCCGGGGACGACCGGTCGGCCGTTCGGCGGGAGGCGGAGGTCGCAGACGGCCTCGGCCTCCCGGCGTCGTTCGTCGGGGACGACGCACTCGACCTGCCCTACCGGACCGCGGGGGCGGTCGCGTTCGCCGACCAGGCACAGTTCGACCCGCGGCGGTACCTCCTCGCACTCGTCGAGCAGTTCGTCCACGCCGGCGGGCGCGTCTTCGAGCGCACGAAGGTGACCGACGTCGACGGCGGGGTACCCTGCCGCGTCGAGACCGACCGGGGGACCGTCCGCGCAGACGACGTCGTCCTCGCGACGCACTTCCCCATCCAAGACCGTGGCGGGTTCTTCGCCCGGATGTACCCCAAGCGGTCGTACGTCCTCGCGGTCACGGTGGACGGCGAGGTGCCCGACGGGATGTACTACGACCACTCGGACCCCTACCGATCGCTCCGTCCCCACCGCCACGACGGCGAGGAGTACCTCCTCGTCGGCGGCGAGAACCACAAGACGGGACAGGCGGACGCGGCGGAGCGCTACCGGCGGCTGGCCGCGTTCGCCCGCGAGCACTTCGACGTGACCGACGTCAGGTACCGGTGGTCGACACAGGACTACGTCACCACCGACCGGGTACCGTACGTCGGTCGCCTCGGCCCGGCGACCGACCACTGCTTCGTCGCGACGGGGTTCGGCGGCTGGGGGATGACCAACGGGACGGCCGCGGCGAGCGTGCTCGCGGCACTCGTCGCCGGCCGGGACCACCGCTGGGCGGACCTCTACAGCCCCCGACGGGTGACGCTCTCCGGGCGTTCGCTGCGCGAACTCGTGACCGAGAACGCCGACAGCGCCGGCCACTTCCTCCGGGGGTGGCTCCGGGCGGCCGACCGGCGCTCGCTCGACGGCCTCGCGCCGGGCGAGGGGACGGTCGTTCGAGAGGGGACCAGCCCCGTCGCCGTCTCGCGCGACGAGTCGGGCGACCTGCGGGCCGTCTCGGCCGTGTGTCCCCACATGAAGTGCGTCGTCGACTGGAACGCCGCCGAGCGGTCGTGGGACTGCCCCTGTCACGGCTCCCGGTTCGACGCCGACGGCGAGGTCATCGACGGGCCCGCGACCGAGGCGCTCGCGACCCGCTACCCGCGCGCGTCCCGCGACTGA
- a CDS encoding metal-dependent hydrolase has product MMVMTHVLVGIVVGGCVALLAPEAGTFALLAGALGGAVPDLDLYAGHRKTLHFPVYGPLAGVLALAGALAVGGPALAALAAFLLSAGLHASMDVLGGGLELKPWRATSERAVYSHYHGRWLPPRRLVPYDGAPADLLLAGVAGLPALAVTSAPLDDGVTLLLVAAMAYTVLRKRLADLWAALAGRLPPHLADYLPERFAEAR; this is encoded by the coding sequence ATGATGGTGATGACCCACGTGCTCGTGGGTATCGTAGTGGGTGGTTGCGTCGCCCTCCTCGCGCCCGAGGCCGGCACGTTCGCCCTCCTCGCCGGCGCGCTCGGCGGGGCCGTCCCGGACCTCGACCTCTACGCCGGCCACCGGAAGACGCTCCACTTCCCGGTCTACGGCCCGCTCGCAGGGGTGCTCGCGCTGGCCGGCGCACTCGCCGTCGGCGGCCCCGCGCTCGCCGCCCTCGCCGCCTTCCTGCTCTCGGCGGGCCTGCACGCGTCGATGGACGTCCTCGGCGGGGGCCTCGAACTGAAACCGTGGCGTGCGACCTCCGAGCGCGCCGTTTACAGCCACTATCATGGGCGGTGGCTCCCGCCTCGACGGCTCGTCCCCTACGACGGCGCGCCCGCGGACCTCCTCCTCGCGGGCGTCGCGGGCCTCCCCGCGCTGGCGGTCACCAGCGCCCCCCTCGACGACGGCGTGACGCTCCTGCTGGTCGCCGCGATGGCCTACACCGTCCTCAGGAAGCGACTGGCCGACCTCTGGGCGGCGCTGGCGGGACGGCTCCCGCCCCACCTCGCGGACTACCTCCCCGAGCGGTTCGCGGAAGCGCGGTAG
- a CDS encoding molybdopterin-dependent oxidoreductase, whose translation MRLELPPRLVDWTLLAAVGLALVTGLASLTAGSAREWWLFVLHGAGALTLVALLFWKLRRVRHRLRGRSPTVALSALLALVTMAALATGVAWVLGVGADRRVAGWTLLNLHIGLGLLVVPLLAYHLARRYHAPPRADWEGRRTVLQYAALAVGGALVWRAQQALVAVLGADDRRFTGSRPEGRSGNRFPVTSWVLDDPAPVDPAEWRLHVVGRVARPLELGYDDITGSPHTTESALLDCTSGWYVERDWRGLGVGDLLDAAGVGESARWVTFHSVTGYRFGFPVEVARRLVLATHVDGERLTHGHGFPLRVVAPDRRGFQWVKWVTAVEVRETRDWGQWLAIFVSGID comes from the coding sequence GTGCGTCTCGAACTCCCCCCGCGGCTGGTCGACTGGACGCTCCTCGCGGCGGTGGGTCTCGCCCTCGTGACGGGACTCGCCAGCCTCACCGCCGGGAGCGCCCGCGAGTGGTGGCTGTTCGTCCTCCACGGGGCCGGCGCGCTCACCCTCGTCGCCCTCCTGTTCTGGAAGCTCCGCCGGGTGCGCCACCGCCTGCGCGGGCGCTCTCCCACCGTCGCGCTCTCGGCCCTGCTCGCCCTCGTGACGATGGCGGCGCTCGCCACGGGCGTCGCGTGGGTCCTCGGCGTCGGCGCGGACCGCCGGGTCGCCGGGTGGACGCTCCTCAACCTCCATATCGGCCTCGGCCTGCTCGTGGTCCCCCTGCTCGCCTACCACCTCGCCCGGCGGTACCACGCGCCCCCGCGGGCCGACTGGGAGGGCCGGCGGACCGTCCTCCAGTACGCCGCGCTGGCCGTCGGCGGGGCGCTCGTCTGGCGGGCACAGCAGGCGCTCGTCGCGGTGCTAGGAGCGGACGACCGGCGGTTCACCGGGTCGCGCCCGGAGGGCAGGTCGGGCAACCGCTTCCCGGTGACGAGCTGGGTGCTCGACGACCCGGCCCCCGTCGACCCGGCCGAGTGGCGACTCCACGTCGTCGGGCGGGTGGCCCGCCCGCTGGAACTCGGCTACGACGACATCACGGGAAGTCCCCACACCACTGAGTCGGCGCTACTGGACTGCACCAGCGGCTGGTACGTCGAACGCGACTGGCGCGGCCTCGGCGTGGGGGACCTGCTCGACGCCGCCGGGGTCGGCGAGAGCGCCCGCTGGGTGACGTTCCACTCGGTGACGGGCTACCGGTTCGGCTTCCCGGTCGAGGTGGCCCGCAGGCTCGTGCTGGCGACGCACGTCGACGGCGAGCGCCTGACCCACGGCCACGGCTTCCCGCTCCGGGTGGTCGCCCCCGACCGGCGGGGGTTCCAGTGGGTGAAGTGGGTCACCGCCGTCGAGGTGCGCGAGACGCGCGACTGGGGGCAGTGGCTCGCCATCTTCGTCAGCGGCATCGACTGA
- a CDS encoding magnesium transporter, translating into MTTDWTVRAITRATLPVLLALTLVELLSGLVLGRFEATLLQYPTLLVLVPVTIGTAGNLGSVLASRLSSAFHLGTLEFGADDTLFGNALATVLLALTTFPLIGAGGWALAGVTSGTDLPLSTVLVVAVSSGAALAVLAVVVTFVATYAAYRLELDPDDVVIPVVTNTCDVLGVVVLFAVVQVVV; encoded by the coding sequence ATGACGACCGACTGGACGGTCCGCGCCATCACTCGCGCGACCCTCCCGGTCCTGCTCGCGCTCACGCTCGTCGAACTCCTGAGCGGGCTGGTCCTCGGGCGCTTCGAGGCGACCCTCCTCCAGTATCCGACCCTGCTCGTCCTCGTCCCCGTCACCATCGGGACCGCCGGGAACCTCGGGAGCGTCCTCGCCTCGCGGCTCTCCTCGGCGTTCCACCTCGGGACGCTCGAGTTCGGTGCCGACGACACCCTGTTCGGTAACGCGCTGGCGACGGTGCTCCTCGCGCTGACGACGTTCCCGCTCATCGGCGCAGGGGGGTGGGCGCTGGCGGGGGTGACCAGCGGGACAGACCTCCCGCTCTCGACGGTGCTCGTCGTCGCGGTGAGCAGCGGCGCGGCCCTCGCGGTCCTCGCCGTCGTCGTCACGTTCGTCGCGACCTACGCGGCCTACCGACTGGAACTGGACCCCGACGACGTCGTCATCCCCGTCGTCACGAACACCTGCGACGTGCTGGGCGTGGTGGTACTGTTCGCCGTCGTGCAGGTCGTGGTCTGA
- a CDS encoding HAD family hydrolase, with protein sequence MSERTAVCFDLDGTLLRLPDYESVLTGAFEDRLGRSEARWVDRYGERFFSHFEALAPDPYRRAMADVCAAFDLDADPSALAEALVARECREATVPSGVRETLDALADGARLGVVTNGVTAVQRAKLAHTGLLDPFGTVVTSYDAGAHKPDPAPFDAAREALPADRYVMVGDDAAADVEGARAAGFEAVHVEGAVPGPTRILAGDR encoded by the coding sequence ATGAGCGAGCGGACGGCCGTCTGCTTCGACCTCGACGGGACGCTCTTGCGCCTCCCGGACTACGAAAGCGTCCTCACCGGGGCCTTCGAGGACCGCCTGGGCCGGTCGGAGGCCCGATGGGTCGACCGCTACGGCGAGCGCTTCTTCTCCCACTTCGAGGCCCTCGCGCCGGACCCGTACCGCCGCGCGATGGCCGACGTCTGCGCCGCGTTCGACCTCGACGCCGACCCGTCGGCGCTCGCGGAGGCACTCGTCGCCCGCGAGTGCCGCGAGGCGACGGTCCCCTCGGGCGTCCGCGAGACGCTCGACGCCCTCGCGGACGGGGCCCGCCTCGGCGTGGTGACCAACGGCGTCACCGCCGTCCAGCGGGCGAAACTGGCGCACACCGGTCTCCTCGACCCGTTCGGCACGGTGGTCACCTCCTACGACGCCGGGGCGCACAAGCCAGACCCCGCACCCTTCGACGCGGCCCGTGAGGCCCTCCCCGCCGACCGGTACGTGATGGTCGGCGACGACGCGGCGGCGGACGTCGAGGGTGCGCGCGCCGCCGGGTTCGAGGCGGTCCACGTCGAGGGGGCGGTCCCCGGCCCGACGCGAATCCTCGCCGGGGACCGGTAG
- a CDS encoding magnesium transporter has protein sequence MTVREVARDAYREGVPALLGSAVGGLLAGVVLSGMRAEFEAVPGLLVLVPALLATRGNVYGSLGARVATALHQGIIEPSLRERDERLGAAVAAAIGNGLLASAFAAVLAFLALRVLGGNPAPLWMLVSIALVAGVLSGVVLSFVVLAVVFAGYRHGYNPDTLVGPVVTTAGDVFGVAFLLLAVRVVLGVAG, from the coding sequence ATGACCGTCCGCGAGGTGGCCCGCGACGCCTACCGCGAGGGAGTGCCGGCGCTGCTCGGCAGCGCGGTCGGCGGCCTGCTCGCGGGGGTGGTCCTCAGCGGGATGCGCGCGGAGTTCGAAGCCGTCCCCGGTCTGTTGGTTCTCGTCCCGGCACTGCTCGCGACCCGCGGGAACGTCTACGGTTCCCTCGGCGCGCGGGTCGCCACCGCACTCCATCAGGGTATCATCGAGCCCTCGCTGCGCGAACGCGACGAACGCCTCGGAGCGGCCGTCGCCGCCGCCATCGGGAACGGACTGCTGGCGAGCGCCTTCGCCGCCGTCCTGGCGTTCCTCGCCCTGCGGGTCCTCGGCGGGAACCCAGCGCCGCTGTGGATGTTGGTGAGCATCGCGCTGGTGGCCGGCGTCCTCTCGGGAGTCGTCCTCTCGTTCGTGGTACTGGCCGTCGTCTTCGCGGGCTACCGCCACGGCTACAACCCCGACACGCTCGTCGGGCCCGTCGTCACGACCGCGGGTGACGTCTTCGGCGTCGCGTTCCTCCTGCTCGCCGTCCGCGTCGTCCTCGGGGTGGCCGGATGA
- a CDS encoding YihY/virulence factor BrkB family protein, whose protein sequence is MNPPKDLRSVARTAVTVAREQQVTVAAASLGYHAFNTLIPLTLFAVIALSLLGQFGLAARAVEALVGISAGGVESSLTSLTENATGRTRAGVLAFLILAWSVVQTFQTTNAAFERVYGVREEVSLVQKALDIATVTVAVPLAIVILGAVGLALVSALGGTLFVVVVPLVVLVVLTAAFLPLYYVLPGEDVTVREALPGAVFAATTWTLLGLFIRVYASMSRSVQFYGVVGGLLLLLTWLYLGGLVILVGAVLNAVLADRVDVDDIWEPPTDPESVEADVGTD, encoded by the coding sequence GTGAACCCGCCGAAGGACCTACGGAGCGTCGCCCGGACCGCCGTCACCGTCGCCCGCGAGCAACAGGTGACGGTCGCCGCGGCGAGTCTCGGCTACCACGCGTTCAACACGCTCATCCCCCTCACGCTGTTCGCCGTCATCGCCCTCTCGCTGCTCGGGCAGTTCGGCCTCGCGGCGCGGGCCGTCGAGGCGCTTGTCGGCATCTCCGCGGGCGGCGTCGAGTCGTCGCTCACCTCGCTCACGGAGAACGCGACGGGCCGGACTCGCGCGGGCGTCCTCGCCTTCCTCATCCTCGCGTGGAGCGTCGTCCAGACGTTCCAGACGACGAATGCGGCGTTCGAGCGCGTCTACGGCGTCCGCGAGGAGGTCTCGCTCGTCCAGAAGGCACTCGACATCGCGACGGTGACGGTGGCCGTCCCGCTCGCTATCGTCATCCTCGGCGCCGTCGGCCTCGCGCTCGTCTCGGCGCTCGGCGGGACGCTGTTCGTCGTCGTCGTCCCGCTGGTCGTCCTCGTCGTCCTCACCGCCGCGTTCCTCCCGCTGTACTACGTCCTCCCCGGCGAGGACGTGACCGTCCGGGAGGCGCTGCCGGGGGCGGTGTTCGCGGCGACGACGTGGACCCTCCTCGGCCTCTTCATCCGCGTCTACGCGAGCATGTCACGGAGCGTCCAGTTCTACGGCGTCGTCGGCGGCCTCCTCCTCCTTCTGACGTGGCTCTACCTCGGGGGACTGGTCATCCTCGTCGGCGCCGTCCTGAACGCCGTCCTCGCGGACCGGGTCGACGTGGACGACATCTGGGAACCGCCGACCGACCCCGAGAGCGTCGAGGCGGACGTGGGGACGGACTGA
- a CDS encoding acyl-CoA synthetase has product MSPTDDYEAVFEAFDWEAVLDTFDWDAPDELNISHEACDRHAGSGDLGFVWVSEDGEATEYTFANLRDASNRVANALTDLGVERGDRVATLLPKIPETIVTVLGIWKTGAMHVPLFTAFEDRAVEFRLTDCDPELLVVHADHTDTVAAVDAPESLVTVGVGEDPATDHAYDTLVEEQSMDFDVVRTAMDDPATMQYTSGTTGDPKGVVLPHRALPVLYPHSKYALDVGPDDVVWGAADPSWSYGLFTTGFAPMMLGATRVLHGGQFDAAHWVDVLDEHGITVLGAAPSAYRGIMAAGEEVLDGHSFEDLRVLSSAGEPLNPEVYNWFESHLGLPIHDTYGLTEAGMVVNNYAGLDVDVRPGSMGRPCPGYTVDLLDPETREPVGTDEIGEVVVKPRDWVLMSDYWRLPGKREETFHDGWLLTDDLARRDEDGYYWYEGRSDDVIISSGYRIGPFEVESSLMEHPLVAEAAVVGVPDDQRGQRVKAFVVPTDRHEDPDRAASDLQSHVKERLARHAYPREVEFLAELPTTATGKVQRYRLLEGEND; this is encoded by the coding sequence ATGTCGCCGACGGACGACTACGAGGCGGTGTTCGAGGCGTTCGACTGGGAGGCGGTCCTCGACACGTTCGACTGGGACGCTCCCGACGAACTGAACATCTCCCACGAGGCCTGCGACCGGCACGCCGGGTCGGGTGACCTCGGGTTCGTCTGGGTGTCCGAGGACGGCGAGGCGACGGAGTACACCTTCGCCAACCTGCGCGACGCCTCGAACCGGGTCGCGAACGCGCTGACCGACCTCGGCGTCGAACGGGGCGACCGGGTGGCGACACTGCTCCCGAAGATACCGGAGACCATCGTCACGGTGCTCGGCATCTGGAAGACGGGGGCGATGCACGTCCCCCTGTTCACCGCCTTCGAGGACCGGGCGGTCGAGTTCCGTCTCACCGACTGCGACCCGGAACTGCTCGTCGTCCACGCCGACCACACGGACACCGTCGCGGCCGTCGACGCCCCCGAGAGCCTCGTGACGGTCGGCGTCGGCGAGGACCCGGCGACCGACCACGCGTACGACACGCTCGTCGAGGAGCAATCCATGGACTTCGACGTCGTTCGAACCGCGATGGACGACCCCGCCACGATGCAGTACACCTCCGGGACGACGGGCGACCCGAAGGGGGTCGTCCTCCCGCACCGGGCACTCCCGGTCCTCTACCCGCACTCGAAGTACGCGCTGGACGTCGGGCCGGACGACGTCGTCTGGGGTGCGGCGGACCCGAGTTGGTCCTACGGACTGTTCACCACCGGATTCGCCCCGATGATGCTCGGTGCGACGCGCGTCCTCCACGGCGGGCAGTTCGACGCGGCCCACTGGGTCGATGTCCTCGACGAACACGGAATCACCGTCCTCGGGGCCGCACCGAGCGCCTACCGCGGCATCATGGCCGCCGGGGAGGAGGTCCTCGACGGACACTCCTTCGAGGACCTCCGGGTGCTGAGCAGCGCCGGCGAACCGCTGAACCCGGAGGTGTACAACTGGTTCGAGTCCCACCTCGGACTGCCCATCCACGACACGTACGGCCTCACCGAGGCGGGGATGGTCGTCAACAACTACGCCGGCCTCGACGTGGACGTCAGGCCGGGGTCGATGGGCCGTCCGTGTCCGGGCTACACGGTGGACCTCCTCGACCCCGAGACGCGGGAACCGGTCGGGACGGACGAAATCGGCGAGGTGGTGGTGAAACCCCGTGACTGGGTGCTGATGAGCGACTACTGGCGGCTCCCCGGGAAGCGCGAGGAGACGTTCCACGACGGATGGTTGCTGACCGACGACCTCGCCCGGCGCGACGAGGACGGCTACTACTGGTACGAGGGGCGCAGCGACGACGTCATCATCTCCTCTGGCTACCGAATCGGCCCCTTCGAGGTGGAGAGCAGCCTCATGGAACACCCCCTCGTCGCGGAGGCGGCCGTCGTCGGCGTCCCGGACGACCAGCGCGGCCAGCGAGTGAAGGCGTTCGTCGTCCCGACCGACCGGCACGAGGACCCCGATCGGGCCGCCTCTGACCTGCAGTCACACGTCAAGGAGCGACTGGCCCGACACGCCTACCCCCGCGAGGTCGAGTTCCTCGCGGAACTCCCGACGACGGCGACCGGGAAGGTCCAGCGGTACCGGCTTCTGGAGGGAGAGAACGACTAG
- a CDS encoding CBS domain-containing protein, which translates to MVVPLHVRDAMTSPAETVSPETAVATAARRMHDATVGSLVVVEDDAPVGIVTEGDIVGLVADGADPTATVVRDVMRSPVTTAEADDDLETAATMLREEDIKRLPVLDDGSLVGILTTTDLAYYLPRFALSVEAGRPRADYARLGTDVTAYEDTDWEFHHEGEEDGLSVGDVIRFRKVLSDADVRAFAEASGDTNRLHLDGEFASETRFGKRIAHGTLVSGTISAALARLPGLTIYLSQDLRFLGPVEVGDTIAAVCEVVEDLGGGKFRLVTAVYDVSDVEAGAEEEGARVVDGEAVVLVDDLPYSVEEKLETPDTG; encoded by the coding sequence ATGGTGGTTCCCCTGCACGTACGCGACGCCATGACGTCGCCCGCCGAGACCGTTTCGCCGGAGACGGCCGTCGCGACCGCGGCCCGGCGGATGCACGATGCGACGGTCGGGTCGCTCGTCGTCGTCGAGGACGACGCCCCGGTCGGCATCGTCACGGAGGGCGACATCGTGGGGCTGGTCGCCGACGGCGCGGACCCGACCGCCACGGTCGTCCGCGACGTGATGCGCTCGCCGGTCACCACCGCCGAGGCGGACGACGACCTGGAGACGGCGGCGACGATGCTCCGCGAGGAGGACATCAAGCGCCTCCCGGTCCTCGACGACGGGTCGCTCGTCGGCATCCTCACGACGACGGACCTCGCGTACTACCTCCCGCGGTTCGCGCTGTCGGTCGAGGCGGGCCGCCCGCGGGCGGATTACGCCCGACTGGGGACCGACGTGACGGCCTACGAGGACACCGACTGGGAGTTCCACCACGAGGGCGAGGAGGACGGCCTCTCCGTCGGCGACGTCATCCGGTTCCGGAAGGTGCTCTCGGACGCCGACGTGCGGGCGTTCGCGGAGGCCAGCGGCGACACGAACCGCCTCCACCTCGACGGCGAGTTCGCGAGCGAGACGCGCTTCGGCAAGCGCATCGCCCACGGGACGCTCGTCTCGGGCACCATCAGCGCCGCCCTCGCGCGCCTCCCCGGTCTCACCATCTACCTCTCGCAGGACCTGCGCTTTCTCGGCCCGGTCGAGGTGGGCGACACCATCGCCGCCGTCTGCGAGGTGGTCGAGGACCTCGGCGGCGGGAAGTTCCGCCTCGTGACCGCCGTCTACGACGTGAGCGACGTGGAGGCGGGTGCCGAGGAGGAGGGCGCGCGCGTCGTCGACGGCGAGGCCGTCGTCCTCGTCGACGACCTGCCCTACAGCGTCGAGGAGAAACTGGAGACACCCGACACGGGGTAG
- a CDS encoding RNA-binding domain-containing protein, with amino-acid sequence MSAVYSVDVEIRAPVRDTEVTDRVRDAVTALFPTAEMREEPGELVGEAHSLDHFSDLLHEQAILDTARNTFRDTLEGDTFTFCLKKQAAFVGKVNFAVGSESELGDLFVEVTVREPDADAYIEHVAPPTEDGVPVSREGDGDARER; translated from the coding sequence ATGAGCGCCGTCTACAGCGTGGACGTCGAGATTCGCGCCCCGGTCCGCGACACGGAGGTCACCGACCGGGTGCGCGACGCCGTCACCGCGCTCTTCCCCACGGCCGAGATGCGCGAGGAACCGGGCGAACTCGTCGGCGAGGCCCACTCGCTCGACCACTTCTCGGACCTACTCCACGAGCAAGCCATCCTCGACACCGCGCGCAACACCTTCCGCGACACGCTGGAGGGCGACACGTTCACCTTCTGCCTGAAGAAGCAGGCCGCGTTCGTGGGGAAGGTGAACTTCGCCGTCGGCTCCGAGAGCGAACTCGGGGACCTCTTCGTCGAGGTGACGGTCCGCGAACCGGACGCCGACGCTTACATCGAACACGTCGCGCCGCCCACCGAGGACGGCGTCCCCGTCTCGCGGGAGGGCGACGGGGACGCGCGCGAGCGATGA
- a CDS encoding four-helix bundle copper-binding protein, producing MALQQLDHLSEDQRECIDNCLEAVQACEWCADECAGEGEDMAECIRLCRDVADIASLHARLMARDSNYSTQLAEACAEACEACAEECEQHDADHCQTCAEVLPKCAESCRAMA from the coding sequence ATGGCACTACAGCAACTCGACCACCTGAGCGAGGACCAGCGCGAGTGTATCGACAACTGTCTGGAGGCCGTCCAGGCGTGTGAGTGGTGCGCCGACGAGTGCGCAGGCGAGGGCGAGGACATGGCCGAGTGCATCCGCCTCTGTCGCGACGTCGCGGACATCGCGTCGCTCCACGCGCGACTGATGGCCCGCGACTCCAACTACAGCACGCAGCTCGCGGAAGCCTGTGCGGAGGCCTGCGAGGCCTGCGCCGAGGAGTGCGAGCAACACGACGCCGACCACTGCCAGACCTGCGCGGAAGTCCTCCCGAAGTGCGCGGAGTCCTGCCGCGCCATGGCCTGA
- a CDS encoding signal recognition particle protein Srp54, with product MVLDNLGSSLRGTLDKLSGKSRLSEEDVEEVVKEIQRSLIQADVDISLVMDLSDSIKQRALDEDPPASTSARDHVLRIVYEEMVALVGDSTELPLEPQTILLAGLQGSGKTTSAAKMAWWFSKKGLRPAVIQTDTFRPGAYEQSRQMCERAEVEFYGDPDEEDPVEIARAGFEATEDADVRIVDTSGRSGLNEELIEELKEIEGFANPDRNLLVLDAAIGQGAKDQARAFGDAVGIDGVVITKLDGTAKGGGALAAVNETDSTIAFLGTGETVSDIERFEPNGFISRLLGMGDLKQLAERVERAMQETGGEDEWDPEDMMKGQFTLHDMRKQMQAMNNMGPLDQVLDMIPGIGGGLMDQLPDDAMDVTQGRMRDFEVVMDSMTEEELQNPKVVGKTRVERIARGSGKPEERVRELLEQHKMMERMLKQFQGMGDGDMQRMMKRMEQQGGGGGGGGMGGMGGGPFG from the coding sequence ATGGTACTCGACAATCTCGGCAGTTCCCTCCGCGGCACCCTGGACAAGTTGTCCGGGAAGTCCCGCCTGAGCGAGGAGGACGTCGAGGAGGTGGTCAAGGAGATCCAGCGGTCGCTCATCCAGGCCGACGTGGACATCAGCCTCGTGATGGACCTCTCGGACTCCATCAAGCAACGCGCACTCGACGAGGACCCCCCGGCGAGTACGAGCGCGCGGGACCACGTCCTGCGCATCGTCTACGAGGAGATGGTCGCCCTCGTCGGCGACTCCACCGAACTCCCCCTCGAACCGCAGACCATCCTGCTGGCCGGTCTACAGGGGTCGGGGAAGACCACGAGCGCCGCCAAGATGGCGTGGTGGTTCTCGAAGAAGGGCCTCCGCCCCGCCGTCATCCAGACCGACACCTTCCGGCCCGGCGCCTACGAGCAGTCCCGCCAGATGTGCGAACGCGCCGAGGTGGAGTTCTACGGCGACCCCGACGAGGAGGATCCGGTCGAAATCGCCCGCGCGGGCTTCGAGGCCACCGAGGACGCCGACGTGCGCATCGTCGACACCTCCGGGCGCTCCGGTCTGAACGAGGAACTCATCGAGGAACTGAAGGAGATCGAGGGGTTCGCGAACCCCGACCGCAACCTGCTGGTCCTCGACGCGGCAATCGGGCAGGGGGCGAAAGACCAGGCCCGCGCGTTCGGCGACGCGGTGGGCATCGACGGCGTGGTCATCACCAAACTCGACGGGACGGCGAAAGGTGGGGGTGCGCTCGCCGCCGTCAACGAGACGGACTCGACCATCGCCTTCCTCGGGACGGGCGAGACCGTCTCGGACATCGAGCGCTTCGAACCGAACGGCTTCATCTCCCGGCTGCTCGGGATGGGGGACCTGAAGCAACTCGCCGAACGCGTCGAACGCGCGATGCAGGAGACGGGCGGCGAGGACGAGTGGGACCCCGAGGACATGATGAAGGGGCAGTTCACTCTGCACGACATGCGCAAGCAGATGCAGGCGATGAACAACATGGGGCCCCTCGATCAGGTCCTCGACATGATTCCGGGCATCGGCGGCGGCCTGATGGACCAGTTGCCCGACGACGCGATGGACGTCACGCAGGGCCGGATGCGCGACTTCGAGGTGGTGATGGACTCGATGACCGAAGAGGAGTTGCAGAACCCGAAGGTCGTCGGCAAGACGCGCGTCGAACGAATCGCCCGCGGGTCCGGCAAACCCGAGGAGCGCGTCCGCGAACTGCTCGAACAGCACAAGATGATGGAGCGGATGTTGAAGCAGTTCCAGGGGATGGGCGACGGCGACATGCAGCGCATGATGAAACGCATGGAACAGCAAGGCGGCGGTGGCGGGGGCGGGGGGATGGGTGGCATGGGCGGCGGCCCATTCGGGTAG